From one Candidatus Methylacidiphilales bacterium genomic stretch:
- a CDS encoding DUF47 family protein translates to MFSWNKLLGRDDKFFDLLEASALEAKTTAETLTEFISFCDRVHENKSLDKFTESKRRDKQITQSITEELCRTFVTPLEREDIEALSNSLYKIPKTVLKVAERLMICPPALRSEETLKKQAGLLGQATEIVYQMVRHLRPGSSLYKVREMNDQLQQLEGEADRLVTEVLRELCQGKRQALDVIILKDIFELLEKAIDRCRDAGNTVFQTILKNS, encoded by the coding sequence ATGTTTTCATGGAACAAACTGCTGGGTAGGGATGATAAGTTTTTTGACCTCCTGGAGGCCAGTGCCTTGGAGGCCAAAACCACGGCCGAAACACTGACGGAATTCATCTCGTTCTGCGATCGAGTGCACGAAAACAAGAGCCTGGACAAGTTTACCGAGAGCAAGCGCAGGGACAAACAAATCACCCAGTCCATCACCGAAGAGCTGTGCCGGACGTTTGTCACGCCCTTGGAGCGGGAGGACATCGAAGCCCTTTCCAATTCACTTTATAAAATCCCCAAGACCGTCCTTAAAGTCGCCGAGCGCCTTATGATTTGCCCTCCGGCCTTGCGGAGCGAGGAAACGCTTAAAAAGCAGGCCGGATTGCTCGGTCAGGCGACTGAAATTGTTTATCAGATGGTCCGACATCTGCGCCCGGGAAGCTCGCTCTATAAAGTTCGCGAGATGAACGACCAGCTTCAACAATTGGAGGGCGAGGCAGACAGACTGGTGACAGAGGTCTTGCGGGAGTTGTGCCAGGGAAAACGCCAGGCACTGGATGTCATTATCTTAAAGGACATCTTCGAGCTATTGGAGAAGGCCATCGATCGCTGCCGCGATGCCGGCAACACCGTATTCCAAACCATATTGAAGAATTCCTGA